A single window of Camelus ferus isolate YT-003-E chromosome 7, BCGSAC_Cfer_1.0, whole genome shotgun sequence DNA harbors:
- the RBM28 gene encoding RNA-binding protein 28 codes for MAGLTLFVGRLPTSARSEQLEELFSQVGPVKQCFVVTEKGSKACRGFGYVTFSMLEDVQRALKEITTFEGCKINVTVAKKKLRNKSKEKGKNEKSESPKKELKPKKAKVADKKARLIIRNLSFKCSEDDLRTIFAQFGAVLEVNIPRKPDGKMRGFAFVQFKNLLEAGKALKSMNMKEIKGRTVAVDWAVAKDKYKNTQSASAPGEEKRPEPKCQELGQENRREEEEEEEEEDEDEDEDGDEEEEEEENKESKVTKPVQIQKRAVKGAAPAESSEEEHSDDDSDLEEGDSVDSGEELAQSDTSTEEQEDEDRQVSKKKRKLPSDVNEGKTVFIRNLSFDSEEEDLGELLQQFGDLKYVRIVLHPDTEHSKGCAFAQFMTQEAAQKCLEAASPETEGGGLKLDGRQLKVDLAVTRDEAAKLRTKKVKKPTGTRNLYLAREGLIRAGTKAAEGVSAADMAKRERFELLKHQKLKDQNIFVSRTRLCLHNLPKAVDDKQLRKLLLNATRGEKGVHIKECRVMRDLKGIYGKVKGQSLGYAFAEFQEHEHALAALRHINNNPEIFGPQKRPIVEFSLEDRRKLKIKELRIQRSLQKAKSKPATGELQQEQQELGKHQPRKAAQNHTQEQSKGPAEQKGKAGSVSWAGFQTKAEVEHVELSDGKKRRKVLVLPSHQGPKVRLRDKGKMTSLPPKKPKPQMNHWKQEKQKLSSKQVPKKKAKGNKTEIRFNQLVEQYKQKLLGPSKGAPLAKRSKWFDS; via the exons ATGGCTGGGCTGACCCTGTTTGTGGGCCGCCTGCCGACCTCGGCCCGCAGTGAGCAACTGGAGGAGCTGTTCAGTCAGGTGGGGCCGGTGAAGCAGTGCTTCGTGGTGACTGAGAAAG GGAGTAAGGCATGTCGAGGCTTTGGCTATGTCACTTTTTCTATGCTGGAAGACGTTCAGAGGGCCCTAAAGGAGATTACCACCTTTGAAGGCTGCAAGATCAATGTGACTGTTGccaaaaaaaaactaaggaacaagtccaaagaaaaggggaaaaatg aaaaatcagagTCCCCAAAGAAAGAGCTGAAACCAAAGAAAGCCAAAGTTGCAGATAAGAAAGCCAGATTAATTATTCGGAATCTAAGCTTTAAG TGTTCAGAAGATGACTTGAGGACAATATTTGCTCAATTTGGAGCTGTCCTGGAAGTAAACATTCCTAGGAAACCAG ATGGAAAAATGCgtggttttgcttttgttcagTTCAAAAACCTCCTAGAAGCAGGAAAAGCTCTCAAAAGCATGAACATGAAAGAGATAAAAG GGCGGACAGTGGCTGTGGATTGGGCTGTGGCaaaggataaatataaaaatacacagtcTGCCTCTGCCCCAG GTGAGGAGAAGAGGCCTGAACCTAAATGTCAGGAATTAGGTCAAGAGAataggagggaagaggaggaggaggaggaggaggaggatgaagatgaagatgaagatggagatgaagaagaggaggaggaggagaataaAGAATCGAAGGTGACCAAGCCTGTGCAAATTCAGAAGAG GGCAGTCAAGGGGGCGGCACCTGCGGAAAGCAGTGAAGAGGAGCATTCCGATGATGACAGCGATCTGGAGGAAGGAGATAGTGTTGACAGTGGAGAAGAGCTGGCTCAGAGTGATACCAGCACTGAAGAGCAAGAGGATGAAG aCAGGCAAGtctcaaagaagaaaaggaaactaccCTCTGATGTGAATGAAGGGAAAACTGTCTTTATAAG AAACCTGTCCTTTGACTCAGAGGAAGAAGACCTTGGAGAGCTCCTCCAGCAGTTTGGAGATCTTAAATATGTCCGCATTGTCTTGCATCCAGACACAGAGCATTCTAAAG GTTGTGCATTTGCCCAGTTCATGACCCAAGAAGCAGCTCAGAAGTGCCTTGAAGCTGCTTCTCCAGAGACTGAG GGTGGTGGGCTTAAACTGGATGGCCGGCAGCTCAAGGTTGACTTGGCGGTGACCCGTGATGAAGCTGCAAAGCTCCGGACAAAGAAGGTGAAGAAGCCTACTGGAACCCGGAACCTCTATCTGGCCCGAGAAGGCT TGATTCGTGCTGGGACGAAGGCTGCAGAGGGTGTGAGTGCTGCTGATATGGCCAAAAGGGAACGA ttTGAGCTGCTGAAGCACCAGAAACTCAAGGACCAAAATATCTTTGTCTCCCGGACCAGGCTCTGCCTGCACAATCTCCCAAAGGCTGTGGATGACAAACAGCTCAGAAAGCTGCTACTGAATGCTActagaggggagaagggggtgcaCATCAAGGAG TGTCGGGTGATGCGAGACCTTAAAGGAATTTATGGGAAAGTTAAGGGTCAGTCCTTGGGCTACGCCTTTGCAGAGTTCCAGGAGCACGAGCATGCCCTGGCGGCCCTACGACACATCAACAACAATCCAGAAATCTTTGGGCCTCAGAAG AGACCAATAGTGGAGTTCTCTTTGGAAGATCGAAGGAAACTTAAAATAAAGGAACTGAGGATCCAGCGCAGCCTG CAAAAAGCAAAATCCAAGCCTGCAACTGGTGAGCTCCAGCAGGAACAACAAGAACTTGGAAAACACCAGCCACGGAAAGCAGCTCAGAACCACACACAAGAGCAGAGCAAGGGCCCCGCGGAGCAGAAGGGGAAGGCGGGCTCTGTCTCGTGGGCAGGATTCCAGACCAAGGCCGAAGTGGAGCATGTGGAGCTGTCCGacggaaagaagagaaggaaggtcCTGGTGCTCCCATCGCACCAAGGCCCCAAAGTTAG GTTGCGGGACAAAGGCAAAATGACGTCTCTCCCTCCTAAGAAGCCAAAGCCCCAGATGAACCACTGGAAGCAAGAGAAGCAAAAATTATCTTCTAAGCAG GTACCTAAGAAAAAAGCTAAGGGAAATAAGACAGAAATTCGCTTCAACCAGCTGGTCGAACAATATAAGCAGAAATTATTGGGACCTTCCAAAGGAGCTCCTCTTGCAAAGAGGAGCAAATGGTTTGACAGTTGA